The sequence CgtgcaccccacagcccctatagcccccaCAACGCCTATAGCCCCCatgcaccccacagcccctatAGCCCACATATGCTCCCCAGCCCCTATAGCACCCCCAACTCCTATAGCCCCCGtgcacccccacagcccctatagcccccaCAACGCCTATAGCCCCCgtgcaccccacagcccctatagcccccaCAACGCCTATAGCCCCCGtgcacccccacagcccctatagcccccaCAACGCCTATAGCCCCCGtgcacccccacagccccttaTAGCCCCCACAATGCCTATAGCCCCCgtgctccccacagcccctatAGCCCACATATGCTCCACATCCCCTATTGCCCCATagacccccctcccccagccccatccccccaccccctatagccccccaCCGCCTATAGCCCCCATACACCCCCCTCCCCTTATAGCCCCCCTGTGCCCCACATGCCTTATAGGCCCCCACACCCCCTACAGCCCCCGTGCGGCCCTATAGCCCCCAcatgccccccaccccctatatCCCCATACGCCCCACGGGCCCTATAGCCCCCATGCGGTCCTATAGCCCCCCTGGCCCCTTATAGCCCCCATACACCCCTACGGCCCCCACgcgcccccgcagcccccgcgtgcccccccaccccccaccccccctgtGCAGCCCCACATCCCCTATAGTCCCCAGAGAGCCCCCCGTCCCCTATATCCCCCATACGCCCCACGGGCCCTATAGCCCCCATGCGGCCCTATAGCCCCCCTGGCCCCTTATATCCCCCATAcacccccacggcccccacgcgcccccgcagcccccgcgtgcccccccccatagcccccataCGCCCCACGGCCCCTATAGCCCCGTGCGGCCCTAtagcccccccgccccttatAGCCCCCATACGCCCCCACACCCCCTGTGCAGCCCCGCAACCCCTATAGACCCCAAagagccccccaccccctataGCGCCCATAAGCCCCACGGCCCCTATAGCTCCCCTGCCCCATATAGCCCCCATACGCCCCCACACTCCCCACGGCCCCCgcgtgcccccccaccccctatagCCCCCATACGTCCCCCATCCCCTATAGCCCCTGCACACCCCCCTCCCCtacagcccccccgccccctatAGCCCCCGCGCGCCCCCCACCAACCCCCGCGCCCTCTatggcccccccgccccctatggcccccccgccccctatGGCCCCCATACACCCCAtagctcccctccctccccccgcccccccgctcACCCGCGTCACGTGACCGCCGCCgcgcgggggctgccgggagctgtagtcctgtgACGGGAGGGAGCGAATTGGCCACGCCCCCCCGCTGCCACGCCCCCTCCACACGCCACGCCCCTTTGCCCTCCCCGCGCCATCCATCGCTCGGCGCTCGGCGGGACCGATCGCTCGGCGCTCGGCGCTCGGGGCTGCGCAGCGCCGTCATGGCGGCCCCCGGGCTGGAGGAGCGGGCCCTGTTCGCCGAGGGGGTGCGGGCGGTGCTGGGGGGATGGGCCGCGCTCCAGGTGGGGgtccgggggcgggggggcaccgggggggcaccgggggggcaccgggggggcggggagccgcgggggggggcgcggaggggagggggaagggccggggggggatatggggggaggggaaggggcggggggggggaagggggagggtcTGAGGGAGGGGGTTAGGGGGGTACCGGGGGGGGAGAGGAGttatggggggagggggagcactTTGGGGACCCCCAGTGacatggggggaggggggaggggtttgtgggggggagggggagatgggaggagggggttctggggggaggggcacagccctgggggagggggcgggggggaggggcctgagggggggaggggcgaCAATTTGGGGACCCCCAGTGacatggggggaggggggagggggagatgggaggagggggttctggggggaggggcacagccctgggggaggggcctgagggggggaggggcgaCAATTTGGGGACCCCCAGTGATgtgagggaggggggaggggggcatgggggggaggggcggggtcTTGGGGACCCGGgatgggtgggggaggggacaTTAAGGCCCCCCACGTGATCGTTTGGAGGGGGGTGGGGTTTGGTGcatcccctcccccacccttgtaaggacttgggggtgggggaggggcgcccccaacccccgccccccccagctgGCCGTGGCGCAGGGTTTCGGGGGGCCGCAGGGCCCCGAAAAAGCCGCCTGGTTGGTGGGAGCCGTCCAGGATTATTTCACCCAAAACGGTGAGGTTtggcccctcccccacccccacccacccccccggggtgggggaggggtggtgacccctcccctcccccgcagccgggctgggggaggaggaggtggaggagtttCTGGCCGAGGTGATGGACAACGAGTTCGACACGGCCGTGGAGGACGGCAGCTTGCGGCAGGTGCGCGCCCAGTCCAGACCAGTACAGACCAGTCCAGACCAGTATCCCCCCCCTCAGAGCCCTCCACTTCCTCCCAGTCCAGCCCAGTCCCCCCCCCGGCTGCCGCCAGCGCCCCAAAGCGAGCCtccccccctcccagtgcctccaaGTAGAAACCAGTTGCCCCCCAGTgcccttttcctccccctccaggcccctcccagtgacccccagcctctcccagttcctcccagtatatcccagtgctcccctattgtccccccagtccctcccagccccctcccagtgtATCCCAGTCTCCCCCCACTGGCCCGTAGTCCCTCCCTACCCcacccagccccctcccagtccctcccagtatatcccagtctccacccagtccctcccagtatatcccagtctccccccagtccctcccagtatatcccagtctCCCCACACTGGCTGCTAGTCCCTCCCTACCCCACCCCAGgcccctcccagtacatccgAGTACATCTcagttccctcccagtgcctcccagtacatcccagttccctcccggcccctcccagtgcctcccagtacatcccaggcccctcccagccccccccagctcctcccagtgcatcccagtacatcccagttccctcccagcccccccccagcccctcccagtgcttcccagtacatcccacttccctcccagcccctcccagccccctcccagtgcctcccagccctccccggcccccccagtACACCCCAGTGCCCCCGCAGGTGAGCCGGGAGCTGGTGACGCTCTTCGCCCGGGCCAGccggggggacgcggggggggtgggggaggcactgggggctctcgcccgccgcggccccgccctcCGCGCCGCCCtggccgccgcccgcccgggcggggaccccgccccaccccacgcggccccgccccacgcggccccgccccgcgaGGGGGAGGGGGACGacggcagcgaggaggaggaggaagaggaggaggaggaagaggtgagGGGGAGGGGCCATGCTGCTGATGTCACTTAATTCGGTTGGGGCACTGATGATGTCATTGGGGGCAGCGATGATGTCATTGAGCTGGGGGAGGgaccggcgggggcggggcttcTGGGTTTGGGAGGGGGGCGGTAATGATGTCATCAAATCGGAGGCAGGCTGTTGGGGGGGTACTGGTGATGTCACTGATGACATCATTGAAGGGGGGAGAGACACGCCCCAGGACGGCCAGGATGGGGGGTATGtcatgatgatgtcatcaaaCTGGGAGGGGAGTGATGATGTCATCAAGCCggggggggcacccctgggCTGGGTGGGGCAGCGATGACATcactggggcggggggaccTCGATGATGTCAccagtggggggtgggggtgccggTGATGTCACAAGCCCCTCCCCCGCAGGCGATGGAGTgcgggacccccccgcccccccccgacGGCTGGACCCtggtgcggcggcggcggcgctgagGGGGGAGGGgtcgcccctcccccaccccacccccaccccccaacttGGGGGCGGAATAAAGGCCCCTCCCCCACTTGGGGGGTGGAAAGAGGAGTCGgcggggtggttttttttagggGGGGACCCTATagagacccccccagccccatagcaCTTTGATAGCCCCATAGGGACCCCCCTTGGCCCTATAGAGACCCCAGGGCCCCACAGAATCTAGATGGCCCCGTAGAGACCCCCCCTGGACTCTACAGAGACTCCCTCAGCCCCATaaggaccccccccaccccagagagTCCCTCTACCCCCATAGGGTTCCCCATGGCCCTATAGAACCCCCCTGGCCCCATAGTGgttgcccccacccccacactCCCCATGGCCCTATAGACCCCCCTCTAGCCCCATAGAGAGCCTAAGGCCCCATagggaccccccagccccatagagaCCCTAAGGCCCAATAGGGACCCCCATGGCCCCATAGAGACCTCCCCTGTCCCACAAAGTCCATACACCTCCATAGGGACCCCCATGACCCTATAGaaaccccccagccccctggggaccccagggcCCCATAGAATCTATATGGACCCATAAAGACCCACCATGGCCCTAtagagacacccccccccagccccatagggTCCCCCTTGGCTCTACAGAGTCCCTAAGGCCCCATAGGGACCCCACGGCCCTATAGAATCTCTATGACCCTATACagacaccccccccgccccatagAGTCCCTATGGCCCTATAggagcccccccggccccaTAAATCCCCTGGAACCCCCTAGcgacgccccccccccccccccgagtcCCCCAGTCTTTCCCAGTACCCCGCCCCTCCCAAGATGGCGGCCGTCCCTCCCCGCCACACCCAAGATGGCGGCCGCCCCGCGCGTTTCCACGGCAACGCATGGGCGGGGCCTTCCCTTCCGCGCCCGGCCATTGGCCCGCCCCTCACCCCCTCCCCGttgggggcggggccgcgcggcGATTGGCGGAGGGTGGAGGGGGGCGGTCGCCTCGGCCGGCGATTGGCCGTTCGCTGGGGTGGGCGGGGCCGCGTGGGGCCGCGCGGGAAACGGGACGCGATGGCGGAggcgcggcgggagcgcgcGCGGGGGTGAGCTCCGTtcccacgggggggggggggggcggccttttggggggggtccccgagTCCCCTGGGGGGTCCCCACCCCCCACGGGTGTCTCCAAcccccccccggggtccccgcgttcggggggggggggggggggaaggtctccgtccgtccgtccgtccgtccgtgtcccctcccgggggtctgtggggggttctcgggggggtccccgaggccccacgcgtgtccctgggggggtccttgtgccccccccgtgccccacgCGTGTCCGtgcccccccccgtgccccagGGCGCTGCTGGCGCTCGAGGCCGCCCTGgccctggaggaggaggagggcgacGTCCCGGCCCGGGTCCTGGTGGAGCATGTGGTGGTGAGACCCACGGCGCCCCACACCTGCCCCACGGCGCCCCACAcctgccccacggcaccccacgcctgccccatgcctgccccacagcacccacatcTGCCCACGGTGTCCCACACCTGCCCCACGGCGCCCCACAcctgccccacggcaccccacgcctgccccatgcctgccccacagcacccacatcTGCCCACGGTGTCCCACAcctgccccacggcaccccacgcctgccccacacctgccccacacctgcccacagcgccccacacccGCCCCACACCTGCCCCACGGCGCCCACACCTGCCCCATGGCGCCCACACCTGCCCCATGGCGTCCCATGCTGCCCCACACCTGCACCACAcctgccccacggcacccacacctgccccatggcaccccacagctgcccccaaCCCCCCATTTGTCCTCCGAACCCCCCAATTtagccccagcccccccaaacctctCCCATttccccctggccccctctgccccccacattccccccccaaaccctccccttcacccccaccccaccccccggccccccccaacaccccccatgcccccggccccccccccccccacccccgggaccccccctggccccctctgccccccacattccccccccaaaccctccccttcacccccaccccaccccccggcccccccaacaccccccatgcccccggccccccccccccccacacccccgggacccccccggccccctctgccccccacattccccccccaaaccccccccccttCACCTCCAaacccccccgaccccccgggacccccccgacccccccaggACACCCGGCGGAAGCAGAAGCTGCTCCTGACCCAGCTGCGGGTGCTGCGGCGGCTCCTGGGGGTCATCGAGAAcccggggccccccccggcccccccaaacctgcgTGAgtgaccccaacccccccccggacccccgaccccccccaaaccccctgaGATCCCCCCAACACCTCCCAAGcgcccccccggacccctgagatcccccccaaaccccccctgaacccctgggaccccccaaacctgccccaaCCCCCCTgaacccctgggaccccccaacacccccccaagcgcccccccggacccctgagatccccaaaacccccccataacctctgggaccccccaaaccgCCCCGAggtgcccccccagacccctgagatcccccaaacccccccccaaacccccccataacccctgggaccccccaacacccccccaaGCGCCCCCCCGGAACCCTGAGatccccaaaacccccccataacctctgggaccccccaaaccgCCCCGAggtgcccccccagacccctgagatcccccaaaaccccccccaaacctcccctgaacccctgggaccccccaacacccccccaagcgcccccccagacccctgagatccccaaccccccccccccaaaccccccctgaacccctgggaccccccaacacccccccaagcgcccccccagacccctgggatccccaaccccccccccccaaaccccccctgaacccctgggaccccccaacacccccccaagcgccccccccagacccctgggatccccaaccccccccccccaaaccccccctgaacccctgggaccccccaacacccccccaagcgcccccccagacccctgggatccccaaccccccccccccaaaccccccctgaacccctgggaccccccaacacccctccaaccccccccccggggacccccgaGGCCCCCGACCCCCGCGGGGGGGCCCCcagctggggggctggggggggttcGGGGGTGTGGGGGTCGCCGGGGGGGGTgacaaaccccccccccccggtttcCGCAGGCGAGGAGGGGGCGCGGGCGCGGgggaggtggcagcagctgaAGTGGGGGTacgggggggccctggggggggccctgccccccgccctcgcccagctggggagggggcggcgccTGCTGCGGAGCCTGCGGGGGGTCCTCGGGGGGCGCCGGCGCCAGGtacgggggggctggggggggcggggagggtcccatgggggctgggggggggataTGGGGTGATGGAGGGGGTCCCATGGGTGCGGGGGGGCATATggggggggatatgggggggtggggtggcggtcccatgggggctggggggggataTGGGGTGACGGAGGGAGTCccatgggggctgggggggataCGGGGTGACGGagggggtcccatggggggtggggggggatatgggggggcGGACGGGGTCccatgggggctggggggtgatatgggggggtgggggggggataTGGGGTGGCGGAGGGGGTCCCATGGGTGcggggggatatggggggggatatgggggggtggggtggcggTCCCATggggcctggggtgggggctATAGGtgtggggggctcgggggggggctcgggaGGGGGCTATGGGTGGAGaagggtcccgggggggggggctatgggggctggggggagggggaggggtcccatgagggtggggggggttatgggtggtggtgggggtctCGTGGGGGCTAGatagggggctgtgggggggctgggggtgacccatagggggctggggagggggctatgggggggtCCCATGGGTTCGGACCCCCCCCCAGATAGCGGAGCTGGAGGCGAAGGTGCGCGAGGCCGAAGGCAGGCGGGATGAGGTGAGACccccccccgcgaccccccccatcccccccacccccccgacccccccagacccccccaaaacccccccaaaccccttctCAGCCCCTCGGTGGGtgcccctgggggggggggatgggttttttggggggggtttgggggctcggggggggggaaggaggggtgggggtgccccccccagcatcagggtgcccccccccccccattttggggGGATCCAGGTgtctgggacccccccacccccaccccagggacacgcgttggggggttgggggggttttggggggtccgggggggtttggggaggtcggggggggtctgtgggggggagggggtgccccccccaccccatttcGGGGTGACCCAGGTTTTGGGGTGCAGCTGCGGCGGCGCCTGGAGCagcggcgggaggcggccctcaggtgaggggggggtcttggggggggtgtggggggtccccaggatttgggggaccccggggggggacggggggatcccgggggttgggggggga comes from Phalacrocorax carbo chromosome 29 unlocalized genomic scaffold, bPhaCar2.1 SUPER_29_unloc_2, whole genome shotgun sequence and encodes:
- the TSR2 gene encoding pre-rRNA-processing protein TSR2 homolog isoform X2; the protein is MAAPGLEERALFAEGLAVAQGFGGPQGPEKAAWLVGAVQDYFTQNAGLGEEEVEEFLAEVMDNEFDTAVEDGSLRQVSRELVTLFARASRGDAGGVGEALGALARRGPALRAALAAARPGGDPAPPHAAPPHAAPPREGEGDDGSEEEEEEEEEEEAMECGTPPPPPDGWTLVRRRRR
- the TSR2 gene encoding pre-rRNA-processing protein TSR2 homolog isoform X1; translated protein: MAAPGLEERALFAEGVRAVLGGWAALQLAVAQGFGGPQGPEKAAWLVGAVQDYFTQNAGLGEEEVEEFLAEVMDNEFDTAVEDGSLRQVSRELVTLFARASRGDAGGVGEALGALARRGPALRAALAAARPGGDPAPPHAAPPHAAPPREGEGDDGSEEEEEEEEEEEAMECGTPPPPPDGWTLVRRRRR
- the ZWINT gene encoding ZW10 interactor, yielding MAEARRERARGALLALEAALALEEEEGDVPARVLVEHVVDTRRKQKLLLTQLRVLRRLLGVIENPGPPPAPPNLREEGARARGRWQQLKWGYGGALGGALPPALAQLGRGRRLLRSLRGVLGGRRRQIAELEAKVREAEGRRDELRRRLEQRREAALRAGAGRRLYERLAGVGVPPLPPPGPPETLPDPRLRRSPGGGVCPLVRGAGGGAGGHWESAGGHWG